In Gemmatimonadota bacterium, the genomic window TTACTGCCCCCTGGAGGATCGGCAATGACCGAACCGCGATCGATCAGCCGTTTGAGCATGATGGAGACTACCCGGACGTTCATGCGGGCACGCGCTGCGATCTCCCCGGTGTTCGATGGCGCCCAGAGGTCGAGTAACGCAACATAGACACGCCGTTCGCTTCTGGGCAGCGCCTCCAGGTGACCGCGAAAGTATTCCGTGTGCTCGTCGATCAGCGCCACCAGTTCTTCCATCAGGCGGCGAAGGGACCGGTGCGCGGCGAAGCTGGCGACGATAACGAGCAGCCTGGGACTGCCGCCGGTCAGGATCTCAAGCGGCCGGATGCGGCGCTTGGGTACGAGGTGACCGGTCAGGGTCTGCCAGAGCCGGCGGCAGTCTTCAGTGTCAAGCGGTTGGAGGGAAACAATACGGAAGAGCTCGAAATAGGGTTCGGTCACGTCATCGAGAGCCTCGAACCGGGTGGTGGCCGAGGCGACCAGCATGACCTGGGGTTCGGACTGAAGCACGGCGCGAAGCTGCCAGCCGAAGTCTTCATGCACGTTCCGAGACAGGGAGTGCAGATTCTCAAGCATGAGCACCAGCTTTCGCCCAAGCCGGTCGGTTGCCTCCAGAACGGCGGCACGGGCGTGATCGTGAAGCCCTTGCTCTCGCCAGCGGGACGATAAGGAGGCATGGGTGTCACGCAGTTCCCGCGCAAGCCCCGGGTGTGTATCGGCAATCTCCCCGGCGAGATGGAACAGTGTCTCGAGCCAGAAATCGGCCAGATTGAAAATCTCCAGGCTCTCTTCCATGAACCGGACGGGCAGTAAAAACTTGGAGAACTCTTCGTTCGTACGCAGCTCCGCAGCGGCTCGGGCCAGCAGCATGGTCTTGCCCCGGCCGCGAGGCGCAACAACGAGCACATGCTGGCAGGACGGCGAGTCGATATTCCCGCGCAGTACATCGAGCACGGTTTGCAACTCCGGCTCGCGGACTACGAACTGTTCGATCACCTCGCGGTCGGATTGCAAGGTGCCGGGATTGAACTTACGGACCGGCCCGCGGGCTCGATCAATTTTGTCGGGGGTTCCGGTCATACCGCCAACCGTGCCGATTCAGCACTCGTGTGACGCTGTTCCAAAGGTTCGTGATGCCCGCGAAAGCGCGCGGCCCACCAATCCCTGAGCAAGCGCGACGCGAACCGGTGGCCATCCCCGGCATCCTCAACGTAACCATCGTAGATCAGGACATCGAGGGTGTCGGCGATTTTTACCGGCGCATCTTCCATGATTGCAGAGTACAACGTCTCCAGGCGGTGGTGCGCGCCCGGCGTGAACACG contains:
- a CDS encoding AAA family ATPase; protein product: MTGTPDKIDRARGPVRKFNPGTLQSDREVIEQFVVREPELQTVLDVLRGNIDSPSCQHVLVVAPRGRGKTMLLARAAAELRTNEEFSKFLLPVRFMEESLEIFNLADFWLETLFHLAGEIADTHPGLARELRDTHASLSSRWREQGLHDHARAAVLEATDRLGRKLVLMLENLHSLSRNVHEDFGWQLRAVLQSEPQVMLVASATTRFEALDDVTEPYFELFRIVSLQPLDTEDCRRLWQTLTGHLVPKRRIRPLEILTGGSPRLLVIVASFAAHRSLRRLMEELVALIDEHTEYFRGHLEALPRSERRVYVALLDLWAPSNTGEIAARARMNVRVVSIMLKRLIDRGSVIADPPGGSKRLYAAAEPLFSIYYKIRRERDEAAVVENLIRFMVAFYDHS